The genomic stretch gacgatcgtgacgtccaaattcacccaacgaactactccgaggctccttgggacctcacaaacacatctacaagcttagaatctcctaaaacaagctagattaggtttgcatgaacagtgcaataatCGAACCtcgttgaaacgacgtgaaaacatctatattcttacctgaaaatggcacctttgaactcctctcagctccacgaacacgatggtggtcttggtttcttgattggtgaaggtttgattaggtttgtatgtgtgtccgtgtgtttgtatgaagaagaagaggaataaTGGAGCtcggggagggagagagagagtgagagaaaaagaaagagacagagtgagggaatgagggagggaatcccggaaagttaaagtgtgtgtgtgtgtgtgggtgtaaTCCAATGCATTCCACACCACACCAACAACTAataacgtgacaaaaacgatctaggggtaaaatcgtaaattcaATGTACGTTTCTataaatcccgggacgggatgttacaattgtggtactttaaaataataataataataacaaatctatttattaaaaaatttgaacattaaatatgtttgataaaataaaaaaagaattgttttgaaaaaaactATTGTCGATGACAGTAAAAAAGAcatagaaaaacaaaagcatggtcaatcatgcttctaaaaaagttttttttttttttttttttcaaagcatagtgaACAATGCCTATTTAATGAAATTTGCAAACAACAAGTATACTCCCgcatattttacaaaatcaCAATAATTGTTCCTTCGTTATTTTATTTGGCAattattatatcatatttaGTAGCATATTTTTTAAGTCATTCATATTTAGAgcaaatttatataaaattttatcaaaacactattgacattgtttttttttttttggttaaaagcatttaaaaaaaaaaaaaagtttaccaaatactcaacaattttgttttatagttGCTTATTTACACAGCAcacagaaacattttttttttttaattacagcaataccaaactagtccttagaacaataataatatggGTAATTTTGAGATAGTACTAAACCACATACcgacatttatttatttttaattacgaACGATATTCAACACTAATGGAAGAAAGAGTTCTAAATTACATAGTCTAGCATCTAGGTTTTTCTTAGTAGAACTTGATTcactaaattgtctaaatttttgTATGAAGAACCATTTGGCCCGGTAGCTTCTTTTGCAAGTTTCTTCCACTCCATGaccttatttttcaacttcttACCCTTCTCTCCCTCCATTAACTCCTTGACAAGCTTCTCTACTTCATCCCTCTTCACATCATTACTAATCTCCATCCCAATGCCCCATTCATTGCAAGTATAGTGGCAGTTCATTTGCTGGTCGCAAAAGTATGGCCAACAGAGCATAGGCACTCCTGCAGTCAGGCTCTCAATTGTTGAATTCCAACCGCTGTGAGTTAAAAATCCTCCTACTGATGGGTGGTTCAGGACTTGCTCTTGTGGGCACCAACTTGCTATTAgacttctttcttttgtttcggCAACAAACTCGGGCTGCAAAGTTGCGGATTCACCAACTACAAGATCAGGCCTAATTACCCAAAAAAAGGGCAATTTACTATTTGCAAGTCCCCAACCAATCTCGACAAGATCTTCAGGCTTCATGACTGCTACACTGCCAAAATTTACATACATGACAGAATCTGGCGCCTTAGCATTTAGCCACTCAAGGCATTCAGTTTCTTCTTTCCACAGACTGTATCCAATATTCAATGGGTGTTCTGGTATCTGGTTGAGATGCAATTGAAGAGGGCCAATGGGATAAACAAGTGGAAGCATAGATGAGAGCGCATCCAACACATCTGTCTCCAAGGCATCAAAAGTATGAATAACAATTGCTGAAGCTTCATGAGCTCGATCCGTTCCTTCCATCTTGAAGTTAAATGCGATGTCATCGGGATTTGTGGTTCGAAACAAGGTCGGGAGATCCTTTAGACGGATATCTTTCATTCCTGGAATCCAGTCTATAACTGTTTCCAGATATCCATTTGTCAAACAGCTCTCATCTACAACAAGAAAATTTCATTTGCATGTTTAGAAAATAAGCAAGAGTTAACCACAAATTAAGCAATTGCTTcaacatttatatatatttcacCTTTGAGTGGTGCAAGTCCTTTTTGAACCAAAGTGCGAAATTGCATAAAGCCCATGAAAGCGCACGCTGCAAAAGTGTAGAGCAGCACTGAAGGGACTCCAATCTCTTGTGCAGCTGTGATTGTGAATGGGGACATGAAACCATCTGAAACTATGCAAGTCACTGGTGGATTGTTGGATGTTGATATGGCATCATTGTTGAGTTTATTGAGGAGGCCACGAAAGGGGGCCAAGAAATACTGCTTTCTGATAGAGTCAGCAAGCAAAATGAGATCTTGGGTGGTATCTTCATTTGAATCTGGAAGGCCATCTGGGACGGCTTCGAACCGGAAATCAGGCAAGCCATCTAGGGAGTCAGGTCCTAGAGATTTAAGAAACCGCTTGTGATTGAACTCCGTGTTGACAAAGGTAATATGAAAACCTCTACTGTGCAGGAGTTTTGCGAATTTAAGCATTGCCTTGATATGGCTTTGAGTCGGAATTGGAATGCAGACAGCGTGAGGCTTAGTAACTACTGCTGTGGCATCCATTTTAGATAAGGTGTCTGCATTGCAGTGCAGTGCAGATTATTTATAGTACTGCTGTGCTAGTAGTGAGCTACTTTTCAACATATATGTGGTTCAAGTTGAATGGTAGATTTTCAACATATATGTGGTTCAAGTTGAATGATAAACACTCTATTTCTCCTTCTGCACATCTTGTTAAATCATTTctgttgttttgtttgatttattcaacctgatgacaaaaaataaaaaggagtaTGTGAGAGACTAAAAATGGTGTGTGAAAATCAACTCTCATTGCTAAAACTTTTTGTAATCATCTTAATTTTCATTGGTTATATGTGAATTAGTTCTTCAAGTACTTAGAGAGCGGTTGTTGCTATGAAGAGAGCCAGCTAACATTGTATTCCATTGCCAGCAGTAAACCTATTTCTTCTTAACCCTTCTCTAAGCACTGGTGACTAGGCCCGTTCGGTCAATTTCCGCAAGTAGTTGGCCTGTTTTCATGGTTTTtggctttttattatttttcattgttctaaattttattgtttttagttTCTCCTACTACTAGTTTGCTTATATACTTTCTCTAAGCTTCAAAACCACGAAGTGGCATAATATTGTTGCTTCTTTATTTTCGTATTCAAGAACTTCATTCAAGGTCTTTTGCTAGAAGTtgttgaaggaagatttgtgaaaaacaagttcatttgagcaacatcaacaacatgcaattaacaattaaaaggcggaatcatgtttatatgcactcaaaaacaaaacttaacccatgaacttcaaagcctagtagataggtgaaccaagactcaactcaaaacaagtgagttgagaaatcaatacctttgtagattcctctttgcataagcaaaggctaatcacccaaagagagggccttcattccttgcatcttagatccatggatttggatggatgaaaaggtttctccaagttcccaaaattaagaacctctaagtctccacaccaaggcatattgtagaagaaatgagtgaccttggaggagtttgattgctagatgatccctccaaggtggccgaaattttagagagaaaggagagcttgtgttctcatcctttccccaaaaataacccttaatgaattttggctataaagtcatacttattccttaattcatttgagtggcaaacttgtaaataagttcaaaaccactccttctctaacatggccggccatatgggatttattgggctatttgggtctttgtgaatcattattcattaagttgtcacacaacttaagtcaatggacttgacgttcgaagcccattgggccttaaggtccaaaactatcccgaggtcttttaacgaacttattcgtttgattaataatcatattaattaatccttgccataaataattaaaccatttaattattcttactcatctccgttgaatcttcaatctctaccttacacggtgtacgatccattaggttccttttagcgaggcagtgggcgattcaaactctttcaaatcgattgtgaattggaacttactttcaattctcccgttagtgataatacacttttagggcttccacaaaccatggttgacgcctagcagcatgtcatggttacccaagctaatcagaagaggtggagaacctattcagttttaggattacaaatgcaatacggtctttctctaatacaatactcttgaccacattgtttggtttgatagtttattcatgtctactatccaatgtgagtcttgtgcttatatgattaccttgaatgtgatttggaacacattcctaaatctcattcatactttggccaaagattcttaatcatatcatagagtattctccctcaaacagtttgaaggttagagatcccttgttgcgcattcacttgcctccatggctaagtggcttaaccccaacgatgtcgtggacaccctcctgatggagtgactttgacataatcaaagattaagtacctaaccacaagacaactgtgatgcctcaggtcaaaagactaatttgcattatcccaaccatgagttctcatgtgacatgaatatgagaactcttcgttgatcgtgttcagtgaactcattctctattgagcacctacgtacttgtcttgatgtcacacacaccaatgactcgagactagtcactctccctgagagaagacatagcacgtactgatcttaacggactgtcaatgcccaattgacaatcctatgatcaggaacgtttaggatgtgtcaacgaaagaatggtctcatgaatctaacttctttagatcgcattcttccaatcacatattccttggacttatcgtttaagcatataacatttatatgagacggctcaaacaataatctttgccctttacatttaaactacattagtttaactttgtgaaatgtccgtaaagtatcatcatatgattggttttagggcacatttccaacagttgTGTTAGTTATATCGAACTATTTGAAATGTTTTCATAgattatatacatacatatatatatatattatattatatatactaaaactcagtttcagttactgttcattaacagtaAAGTGTCGAAATTGCCCTTAAAAATTTTCATCTCTTCGTTATCTTTCCTGCTTTCCACAGTTAAATGACGGTTGTGCCCTTCACTTCCATGCGTCTCTCATCGCCGCTTTCTGCTTTCTCTTCGTTTTTCAGTTCCTTTTGACTGCTTTCAATCGATTTTTTCCCCCATTACGTTTGGTTCTCTTCTTTTCCACCCGTctactctctcttcctctcttttctagATTTAGCTATTTTCCCTCATTGTCtgctctctcttcctctctcttccgGATTTAGCTGTTTTCCcctattttgtatcttttggcTGATTTTGTGAGTTATTTGGTTTTCTTGCCACATGGGAtttcaatatatatttttttcgcGGTTTATGTGTGGTTTTCTGatgtgttttgattttttatttcagAAAAAGTTAAGGATACGATCAAACATTTACTGGtgagttttctatttttctgaTTGTGTGTGATTTAGTTTTTTTCAAGCACTGGGTGTACTTTTCTGATGTGCTTTGATTTTTAGTTACAACAAAAGTTGTTGCTCGAATTTCCAGTTTTTCTCTAAGGCTTTGCAAGCTCTTTATCATCAaggtatataattttttttctttttcctgaatattttgttgctgttttttttttttttttttttgggcggAGGGACTATGTTTTGTTTGCATATGAgttttttgtggtttttgttTGGTTATTTCAGTTTTGACCATTTGCATATAGTTTTTCTCaataaatgataaaagaaaaagactATCATGACTGGCTTGCTTCTTTTGGGTTACTAAATGTTAGATGCATTGGTAAGgcaaaaaaatctaaaaaaatgtgAGTTAAACCCCATGTGGCACGACAAGTCTATCTTTTAGTccagaaaaagataaaataatgataaaacaATTGGTGGCAggacaaaaaaatattaaaaaatatgataaAGCAACTTATGGCAGGAAAAATTGATGGCAGgaccaaaaaaatattaaaaaaaatgtaataaagCAACTGATGGTAAGGCaaaaaaatcttgaaaaatgTGAGTTAAACCCGGGCACGACAAGTCTTTCGTAaggcaaaaaaaatattaaaaaatgtgaGTTAAACCCCGGGGCACGACAAGTCTTTCGGAAGgcaaaaaaactattaaaaaatatgagTTAAACCCCGGGCACAACAAGTCGTTCTTTTAGtcagaaaaagataaaataataaaaaaaaaattggtggcaGTAccacaaaaaatatttaaaaatgttCAACAATGGAAGGCAATTTTCGTGCGTCGTGGTGCCAATGAAGCGGCACACAGGTTGGCTTGCCGCGGCCTTAGTCTGTCACAACCGGTTTTGTAGTTCGAAGAACCGTCTAAtgtaatttctgattttattttgaatgatatttttaatgcttaattttgtttggtgcgagactttttttcccttcattcaagtttttttggaaattttttttatcaaaacccATTGTTATTGTTAGCAACTTTTTCATTGATTGTAAGTGAATATCGTacttgtttaaaaaataaaagaaaaaacaatgtgATAAAGCAACGTACGTTTGTAAgctcttctcttttctttcctgCACGTTTACCGTCttatttccctttctttttgctttttctcctatttttctttcatttttagcttccttttttcttttctttttttctgttgATCAATGTTGTTTTTTCTACagcttcaaccaaaaaactTTTACTCGTGTTAAGGGATGTTGGCATGTGTTATCCAAAACAAATAAGTATTGATTcacatttttttgtgtgtaaattGTTGATCCTAACATGAATTCCCCATTCTTTTTGTCTATATAAACAATGGGCTCTTTAGGATCACTGTCAAGAAGGAATACTAGGTTAACCATTTTTATATACTGATGATAAGGCATTTTATAATGTCTATTCTGTAAATTAAATTAACTTCGACagctttgtaaaaatatttgtttcattttctgtttagtATTTATAACACTCTTTGCATATTTATGTTTAAAAACATAATCTATGGTCATATTTTCTCTCCCGCAACGACGTGCGGGTAAAATTTACTAGTgagtatatatatatgagcAACAATGCGCTAGTTCTTCTATTCGTGTTGATATTTTTGGACTTTTAATCATAATTTTCTATGACAAATAAgatcaatttaattaaaaacagtAACTAAATAAAACTGAAGATGTAGTAGCAGGCCAAACATGTTGCTAGTTCTTTTGAACCGATAACTGTGAGCATGCAATACATGTCTCTCATTAGTTCCAATGCACAGCATCTAGATCTTTTTAAACTGAATTTGATTCACTAATTTTTCCAAGTTTGCAAATGAAGAACCCTGTGGACCAGTGGCTTCCTCTGCCAATTTTTTCCACTCCATGGCCTTATTCTTCATTCGCGTACCCTTCTCTCCCTCCATTAACTCTCTAACAAGCTTCTCAACATCATCTCTCTTGACAACATTATTGATCTCCATACCAATGCCCCATCTTTTGCAAGTACAGTGACAGTTCGTCGGCTGATCAGCAAAGAACGGCCAACACAGCATAGGCACTCCTGCAGACACACTTTCCAGCGTAGAATTCCAACCACTGTGTGTCAAAAATCCTCCAACTGATGGATGGTTAAGGACTAGCTCTTGAGGGCACCAACTCGCTATTAGACTTCTCCCCTTAGTTTCATCCACAAACTCGGGTGGCAAAATTGCTGATTTACCAACTACCAAGTCAGGCCTAATTACCCAGAAGAAAGAAACCTTGCTATTTGCAAGTCCACAACCAAATTCCACAAGTTGTTCCGGGGTCATGACCGTTATGCTGCCGAAATTCACATAAACAACTGAGTTTGGTGCCTTATCGTTCAGCCATTCAAGGCACTCGGTTTCTTCTCTCCATAGGCTATATCCCAGGGACTTCAAAGGGTGTTGTGGTATCTGATTGAGAAGTAACTGGAAAGGGCCAACGGCGTAAACAGGTGGAGACATAGATGAGAGAGCATCCAAAACATCTAGTTCCAATGCATCAAAGGTATGTATAACAATTGCTGAAGCTTCATGTAGTCTGCCCATTCCTTCAAGTATGATATTCCAGATTGCATCATTGGGATTTGTTGTGACAAAGTTGTTAGGAAGATCCCTTAAACGAATACCTTCCATTCCTGGTATCCAATCTACCTCTTGGTCTAGAAAGCCATTCGTGAAGCACCTCTCATCTACAAACAGCGAAGTAATGCTTTATTAATAAAAAGTATCTTCATTTGCTTGATTAACAAATACAAACTCTCTCATGGCCAATGCAACAATTGTCGTTCATGAACTTTGAAATTAGGACGTCTCCAACAAATTCGAAATTGGGTGCTACTAGATTAATTGGCCATTAGCAAAACCACCGttgattaataaaataaaatagaactaataaccaaattgtgaaactgttattagcatttcaaaaagtAATCATGCCTTTTTT from Pyrus communis chromosome 7, drPyrComm1.1, whole genome shotgun sequence encodes the following:
- the LOC137740238 gene encoding 7-deoxyloganetin glucosyltransferase-like, with amino-acid sequence MDATAVVTKPHAVCIPIPTQSHIKAMLKFAKLLHSRGFHITFVNTEFNHKRFLKSLGPDSLDGLPDFRFEAVPDGLPDSNEDTTQDLILLADSIRKQYFLAPFRGLLNKLNNDAISTSNNPPVTCIVSDGFMSPFTITAAQEIGVPSVLLYTFAACAFMGFMQFRTLVQKGLAPLKDESCLTNGYLETVIDWIPGMKDIRLKDLPTLFRTTNPDDIAFNFKMEGTDRAHEASAIVIHTFDALETDVLDALSSMLPLVYPIGPLQLHLNQIPEHPLNIGYSLWKEETECLEWLNAKAPDSVMYVNFGSVAVMKPEDLVEIGWGLANSKLPFFWVIRPDLVVGESATLQPEFVAETKERSLIASWCPQEQVLNHPSVGGFLTHSGWNSTIESLTAGVPMLCWPYFCDQQMNCHYTCNEWGIGMEISNDVKRDEVEKLVKELMEGEKGKKLKNKVMEWKKLAKEATGPNGSSYKNLDNLVNQVLLRKT
- the LOC137739848 gene encoding 7-deoxyloganetin glucosyltransferase-like, with the translated sequence MLKYPHTVSIHSEIHKSEMCSNKPHAVCIPVPIQGHIKAMLQLAKLLHHKGFRITYVNTEFNHRRLVKSLGPESLYGLPDDFRFETIPDGLPDSDEDATQDLNLLADSATNNFLAPFVDLIKKLNSSSSTPPVTCIFSDGFMPFTTPAAQQFGIPVTLVFTFSASGAMGYMQYPALVERGLAPLKDERCFTNGFLDQEVDWIPGMEGIRLRDLPNNFVTTNPNDAIWNIILEGMGRLHEASAIVIHTFDALELDVLDALSSMSPPVYAVGPFQLLLNQIPQHPLKSLGYSLWREETECLEWLNDKAPNSVVYVNFGSITVMTPEQLVEFGCGLANSKVSFFWVIRPDLVVGKSAILPPEFVDETKGRSLIASWCPQELVLNHPSVGGFLTHSGWNSTLESVSAGVPMLCWPFFADQPTNCHCTCKRWGIGMEINNVVKRDDVEKLVRELMEGEKGTRMKNKAMEWKKLAEEATGPQGSSFANLEKLVNQIQFKKI